The following proteins come from a genomic window of Deltaproteobacteria bacterium PRO3:
- a CDS encoding biotin/lipoyl-binding protein — MKTEFQIGGETAAAEWSRDGDLVTMRLLERELKVEILRWEPPFFTVRHCGHRIHGAFYRNADFVDVHLPKGNFRIRFPKAARGGKAAAHAGGLSSPMPGKVVKVFVKAGDAVKKGDLLMMLEAMKMEHKILSPQDGKVKKILFQEGERVGQDSELLEIGE, encoded by the coding sequence ATGAAGACCGAGTTTCAAATCGGCGGCGAAACCGCCGCGGCGGAGTGGTCCCGGGACGGCGATCTCGTCACGATGCGCCTGCTCGAGCGCGAGCTGAAGGTCGAGATCCTGCGCTGGGAGCCTCCCTTTTTCACCGTGCGGCACTGCGGCCACCGCATTCACGGGGCCTTCTATCGCAATGCCGATTTCGTCGACGTCCACCTCCCCAAGGGCAATTTCCGGATCCGCTTTCCGAAGGCGGCCCGAGGCGGCAAGGCCGCGGCCCACGCCGGGGGGCTGAGCTCGCCGATGCCGGGCAAGGTGGTCAAGGTCTTCGTCAAGGCCGGCGACGCGGTCAAGAAGGGCGACCTGCTGATGATGCTCGAGGCGATGAAGATGGAGCACAAGATCCTGAGCCCGCAGGACGGTAAGGTAAAGAAGATCCTGTTCCAAGAGGGCGAGCGGGTCGGTCAGGATAGCGAGTTGCTCGAGATCGGCGAATAG